The nucleotide window TTTATGGTAGTTTGTGCACCTCCTGTAAGTTCAGCTTGTGCACTTCCTTTTGCAGAATACTTTACACTTGCTGTTTCTTTTATATTAGTTCCTTTAATTGTTACATCTCCAGGAGAACTATCTATTGTTACACCTTGTTTTCCTTTAAGGGTTAACTTTTGATTAGCCTCTATGTTTATATTTTTAGCACTCTTAATAGTAATCCCACTAGAAGACATGACGATACTATTACTGTTCTGATCTTTAATCGTTATTTCTTTACTCTTATCATCAAAAATTGCAGTGTTTTTACTAGGTGTTTCAATAGTAAACTTCTTGTTTTCATCATCAAACTCTATAAAAATTCCTTGCTTAGAAACAATTGCTTTTTTTGTGTTTTTTTTGTCTGGAATGAGCCCTTTATAAGGTTTGTTTTTTGTGCTACTATATAAACTTCCTAAAATAATAGGATAACGTGGATCTTCATTTAAAAACCCAACAACAACCTCATCTCCTACTTCTGGTAAAAAAAATGCCCCTGCACCCGAAGTTGAATAAAAATTAGCAAGTCTTGCCCAAATACCTTCACCTTTGCTATCAAATAATGGAATATCAATTAATATTCTAAATTGATTATCAGGATCTTCATACATTTTTTTTACCGTTGCATTAAAAAGTCCTTGTACTCCAGGTAATAAACCTGATGCTGGTGGTGCCATTACATCTGGTTCTTCTGTAAACCAAACTGGAGATAAACCTATAGTTACGGTAGTTACCCAGTTACCATGAGCTACTTCATGTTTTACATTTGACATAAAATGATCGCCATTAAAACGATCTCCTAACCCATCTAAGGTTAGATATTTTCCTGGGTTTACTTTATTACTTCCTTGAAATTTAACTTCTCCTCTAATTTTAGAAAACTCACTTTTTATTAAAGTAGCTTTAGACCAATTGGTTAAATCTGTTGCTTCTAAAGGAGCCGTTGTTTGTACTTGGAAATCTTTTAACCCTACAACTTCTGATAATTTTTTTGTTGATAAATTACCAGCACCAGCATAATTGTTATTTGCAGAAGCTGTGGTTATTTTTTGAGTAGGATACCCCCATGAATTCCCTTTTACAGATGCTAATTGTGTTATTGAATCTAAATCGGCATTAAACTCCAATAAGTTATTTCCATATTCAATCTTTAAAACTGATTTTTTGTCTTTATCTGGTGGAAATACTGAAACCTTTCCACCTAGTGTTGTAATTATCATACCATTAGACTCGGCTCTTGCCATAATAAAATCCCAGTCAGTTGTATAATACTGTACTTGTTCTTGCCATTTCGTTTGTGTTGCTGTTACATTAGCACTTAAACCTTTGTAAGTGCTTATTATAGAATTTATAATATCACTATCTTTTTTCTTAGCATAAGTAGCACTTTTACGTCCAACAATCATACGAATAGCCTCATCTCTACATTCTACTTCTAAGGTAGGACCAGCTGCTCCGTTTACTTTTACACTTTGTTTTGTTATAATACCTTCAAAAACCAACTCGTTTACAGATTCATACCCCAGCTCTATACTTACTTTATTTCCGGGTACAAACGTTGCTGAAGAACTTACTGTAAACCCCTCTTCTGATGGATTACCATCAAGAATTACTATTGTTGCTTTTGATATTCTATTAACCGACTTATCTATAACAACGTTTTCTACTTCTATAATATCTGGTATAAAACTTCCGTTTACTTTTACATCAAATGTGACTAAACCGCCACTATCAATTCCTGAACAACTCATGCTTCAATTGGTTTTATTATTGGAGGAAAAATCAATTCTTTTCCTCCTTCTAGTTTTCTAAACTTATTAAGTCCATTATAATTTGCTACTTGTATGTAATGAAAAGGAGAATTCCACATTTTTGTACATAACTGAGGCAACGATTCTCCTTCAACTACTTCTACCAAATGTGTAATATCTGGAGATTCTTTTTTTTCTTCTTTACATTTTCTTTTTGACGAAACATATTCTCCAAAACTTAAAGAAACTTTTGCTCTAAGAGGACTCCCATCGGGCCTAAAAAGCGTGTAATTTGTATTAAATGTTTTTAAAACACTTTTAAAAGACATGTTATTCCCCCACTGTATTTTAACATAATTTGGTCTGTGAATTTTTCCATTATAGGTATAAACAATATCTTCCAAGGTTTTAATTTCTGTAGCCATATCTATTCGTTTAGAAAATACAACTCCAGTACAATCAATAACTATATCAAAACTTAATTCATCACTTGCGGTGTTTTTATATTTCTGAGAAGGTTTGCTAGAATCTATAGGTTGTTGTTCATTGTAAAGAATTTTACGATTCCATTTTATCTCATTAGGGTTAATCATCACCTTATAGGGATCTCCTGGTATTGGCGTGTTAAAATCGC belongs to Tenacibaculum sp. MAR_2010_89 and includes:
- the vgrG gene encoding type VI secretion system tip protein VgrG; amino-acid sequence: MSCSGIDSGGLVTFDVKVNGSFIPDIIEVENVVIDKSVNRISKATIVILDGNPSEEGFTVSSSATFVPGNKVSIELGYESVNELVFEGIITKQSVKVNGAAGPTLEVECRDEAIRMIVGRKSATYAKKKDSDIINSIISTYKGLSANVTATQTKWQEQVQYYTTDWDFIMARAESNGMIITTLGGKVSVFPPDKDKKSVLKIEYGNNLLEFNADLDSITQLASVKGNSWGYPTQKITTASANNNYAGAGNLSTKKLSEVVGLKDFQVQTTAPLEATDLTNWSKATLIKSEFSKIRGEVKFQGSNKVNPGKYLTLDGLGDRFNGDHFMSNVKHEVAHGNWVTTVTIGLSPVWFTEEPDVMAPPASGLLPGVQGLFNATVKKMYEDPDNQFRILIDIPLFDSKGEGIWARLANFYSTSGAGAFFLPEVGDEVVVGFLNEDPRYPIILGSLYSSTKNKPYKGLIPDKKNTKKAIVSKQGIFIEFDDENKKFTIETPSKNTAIFDDKSKEITIKDQNSNSIVMSSSGITIKSAKNINIEANQKLTLKGKQGVTIDSSPGDVTIKGTNIKETASVKYSAKGSAQAELTGGAQTTIKGAMVMIN